A window of the Lactobacillus amylovorus DSM 20531 genome harbors these coding sequences:
- a CDS encoding LPXTG cell wall anchor domain-containing protein: MDKPVIKHISVKKVVTPQVKKVNKKVATTLPQTGQKQNHVTLLGLVLGAVSIMIGFFDQAKKE; encoded by the coding sequence GTGGATAAACCAGTTATCAAACATATCTCAGTAAAAAAGGTAGTCACTCCTCAAGTTAAAAAAGTAAATAAAAAGGTGGCAACTACACTTCCACAAACTGGACAAAAGCAAAATCATGTTACTTTACTTGGTTTGGTCTTAGGCGCTGTATCAATAATGATCGGCTTCTTCGATCAAGCCAAGAAAGAATAA
- a CDS encoding energy-coupling factor transporter transmembrane component T family protein, translated as MHDESQILGYQPGSGFIYQLNATTKLVFMLLVSAACMITYDTRFLVAIGILSIYLFKEANIKWRQISFIVKFIVAFMILNLLFVYLFQPTYGENIYHSKSILIHAGYFTLTIQEVFYLFNLFLKYVCSIPVVLLFLLTTNPSQFAASLNRIGISYKISYAVALALRYIPDIQNSYWSISAAQQARGVELSKKAKLSKRIKGTLNIVMPLIFTSLDRIDTISTAMQLRRFGSKKKRTWYVAESFKKDDFWVMGLAVVLVLLVVLLWQLDHGRFYNPFV; from the coding sequence ATGCATGATGAAAGTCAAATACTAGGCTATCAACCAGGGAGTGGTTTTATCTATCAGCTAAATGCCACGACCAAGTTAGTTTTCATGTTGCTAGTTTCGGCAGCTTGTATGATTACTTACGATACCCGTTTTCTAGTTGCGATTGGTATTCTCTCGATCTATCTTTTTAAGGAAGCAAACATCAAATGGCGCCAAATTTCTTTTATCGTTAAATTTATCGTTGCTTTCATGATTTTGAATTTGCTCTTTGTTTACCTTTTCCAACCAACTTATGGTGAAAATATCTATCATTCAAAGAGTATCTTGATTCATGCTGGTTACTTTACATTGACCATTCAAGAAGTTTTCTACCTATTTAATTTATTCTTGAAATACGTCTGCTCAATTCCAGTCGTGCTGCTTTTCTTGCTCACAACGAATCCAAGTCAATTTGCGGCAAGTTTAAATCGCATCGGTATCAGCTATAAGATTTCTTATGCCGTAGCATTGGCATTGCGCTACATCCCTGATATTCAAAATTCTTATTGGTCCATCTCGGCCGCACAACAGGCACGTGGTGTTGAACTATCCAAGAAAGCTAAATTATCTAAACGAATCAAAGGCACATTAAACATTGTCATGCCACTAATCTTCACTAGTTTGGATCGAATCGATACAATCAGTACGGCAATGCAACTCAGACGATTTGGTTCCAAGAAAAAGCGTACTTGGTATGTTGCAGAATCATTTAAAAAAGATGACTTTTGGGTAATGGGATTAGCCGTTGTACTAGTTTTACTTGTCGTACTTCTTTGGCAACTTGATCACGGCCGCTTCTATAATCCATTTGTATAA
- a CDS encoding sugar-binding transcriptional regulator, which translates to MAQLTDEQLADIAHDFYLSKLNIGEISQKYNLSRYLITKALDDAEMRGIVKIQITQGVKRNQLLEREFQKKFGLKEVFILHCYEDKEDDSEAVINFASKQIENYLQNTKIAGVSWGATMRGVINDFSEETLTKLYFVQLLGQPINANRRKNPLTQEAADSLHAHSLNLPAPLYVINPKIIPILRTEPYFKIIENCYHDLELLFTGLGNFDSFRTNQFLLTNYGPKLFKDIPQDKVAGMIMGRPYDINGNFFPSIEKHICGISMKDIMKTPIRFCVVSNRFKSEALLGALRSGIITHLVINDAIAERVLQHED; encoded by the coding sequence GTGGCACAATTAACAGATGAACAATTAGCCGATATTGCTCATGATTTTTATTTAAGCAAATTAAACATTGGCGAGATTTCACAAAAATACAATTTATCACGCTACTTAATTACTAAGGCGCTGGATGATGCCGAAATGCGCGGTATTGTTAAAATTCAAATTACCCAAGGCGTCAAACGCAATCAGTTATTAGAGCGCGAATTTCAGAAGAAATTTGGTTTAAAAGAAGTCTTCATCTTGCACTGCTATGAAGATAAGGAAGACGATAGTGAAGCTGTCATCAACTTTGCCTCTAAACAAATCGAAAACTACCTACAAAATACTAAGATAGCTGGCGTTAGTTGGGGGGCAACCATGCGCGGCGTAATCAATGATTTTTCTGAAGAAACTTTGACTAAGCTTTACTTCGTGCAGCTTTTAGGTCAACCAATCAACGCTAACCGACGTAAGAATCCATTAACTCAAGAAGCAGCTGACAGTTTGCATGCACACAGTTTAAATCTGCCTGCACCACTATATGTCATTAATCCTAAGATCATTCCTATTTTAAGAACTGAACCATACTTCAAGATAATTGAAAACTGCTACCATGATCTTGAATTGTTGTTTACTGGCTTAGGAAACTTTGATTCTTTCAGAACTAACCAATTCTTACTTACTAACTACGGACCAAAATTATTTAAAGATATCCCTCAAGATAAAGTGGCAGGCATGATAATGGGCCGTCCTTACGATATCAATGGCAACTTCTTTCCTTCCATTGAAAAGCATATCTGTGGTATTTCAATGAAGGATATCATGAAAACACCTATTCGTTTTTGCGTTGTAAGCAATCGCTTTAAGTCAGAGGCCTTGCTTGGAGCACTTCGTAGCGGTATTATCACTCACTTGGTAATCAACGATGCTATCGCAGAGCGAGTACTGCAACATGAAGACTAA
- a CDS encoding ECF-type riboflavin transporter substrate-binding protein gives MKTRGLSVKNVVAIGIGSAIYVILARFTSIPTPIPNTNIELVFPFLALLAAIYGAKVGFAVGFIGHALSDFIMYGQTWWSWVLATGIFGLIIGLSRKPLDLKNGIFGFKQIIFFNIVQILANAIAWIAVAPVGDILIYSEPANKVFVQGISATISNGITIMIVGTLLLKAYAGTKIKKGSLRKED, from the coding sequence ATGAAAACTAGAGGCTTATCAGTTAAAAACGTTGTAGCAATCGGAATTGGTTCGGCTATTTATGTCATTTTAGCCCGTTTTACCTCAATTCCTACGCCTATTCCTAACACCAATATTGAACTCGTCTTTCCTTTTCTTGCTTTGCTTGCGGCAATCTATGGAGCTAAAGTTGGTTTTGCAGTAGGTTTTATTGGTCATGCTTTATCTGACTTTATTATGTATGGACAAACTTGGTGGAGCTGGGTTCTAGCCACAGGAATCTTCGGTTTGATAATTGGGCTTTCCAGAAAGCCATTGGATCTTAAAAACGGCATTTTTGGTTTTAAACAAATTATTTTCTTTAATATCGTGCAAATTCTGGCTAACGCTATCGCCTGGATTGCTGTTGCACCAGTCGGCGATATTCTGATTTACAGTGAACCTGCCAATAAGGTATTCGTGCAGGGCATCAGCGCAACGATCTCTAACGGAATTACTATCATGATTGTGGGTACACTGCTACTTAAAGCATACGCGGGAACCAAAATCAAAAAAGGCAGTTTACGCAAAGAAGATTAG
- a CDS encoding C1 family peptidase, with translation MTVISDQEIADFSADFNTNSKNQVASRAARRSGLLEASFNDRVSERLNHVFSTELDVDGVTDQKHSGRCWEFATLNVLRHYFGKQNKVKDFTFSQAYNFFWDKIERANAFYDAMIRLADRPLNDREVQSWLAFAGEDGGLWSMAINLVKKYGVVPSYAMPESFNSNNTTGLIDSLARKERKDAIALRKLVSEGSSQDELEKAKKHFLNEVYRMVSVALGEPPKKFDLEYRDDDKKYHLERDLTPREFVQKYFKDFKFDDYVVLSNCPNHEFNKLYHMPLYDNVDGGDQIKFLNVPIEYLAQAAVAQLKSGDAVIFGNDVLKQMERKTGYLDTELYQTDKLFGVDTKMSKADRLATGEGFATHDMTLVGVDEDHGHIRKWKVENSWGDKYGHKGFYEMSQPWFEDYVYDVVVRKEFLTDEQVKLAEGPAIDLKPWDNIG, from the coding sequence ATGACAGTTATTTCTGATCAAGAGATCGCAGACTTTTCTGCCGATTTCAATACTAATAGCAAAAATCAAGTTGCTTCACGTGCTGCTCGTCGTAGCGGATTACTTGAAGCATCCTTTAACGATCGCGTTTCAGAACGTTTAAACCATGTTTTTTCAACTGAACTTGATGTAGATGGCGTGACTGACCAAAAGCATTCTGGTCGTTGCTGGGAATTTGCCACATTGAATGTTTTGCGTCATTACTTTGGCAAGCAAAACAAAGTAAAAGATTTCACTTTCTCACAAGCTTATAACTTTTTCTGGGATAAGATTGAACGTGCAAATGCCTTTTATGATGCAATGATCCGTTTGGCTGATAGGCCACTTAACGACCGCGAAGTGCAATCATGGTTAGCTTTTGCTGGTGAAGATGGCGGCCTTTGGAGCATGGCCATCAACCTAGTTAAAAAATATGGTGTTGTACCTTCATACGCAATGCCTGAAAGTTTTAACTCCAACAATACTACTGGTTTGATCGATTCTTTAGCACGTAAGGAAAGAAAAGATGCTATTGCTTTACGTAAATTAGTGAGTGAAGGCAGTTCACAAGATGAACTTGAAAAGGCTAAGAAGCACTTTTTGAATGAAGTTTATCGCATGGTATCTGTTGCCTTAGGCGAACCACCAAAGAAGTTTGACTTGGAATACCGCGATGACGACAAGAAATATCACTTGGAAAGAGACTTAACTCCACGTGAATTCGTACAAAAGTATTTCAAGGACTTTAAGTTTGATGATTATGTAGTTTTATCAAACTGTCCTAACCACGAATTTAACAAGCTTTACCATATGCCACTTTATGACAATGTTGATGGCGGTGATCAAATTAAGTTTTTGAATGTGCCAATTGAATACTTGGCTCAAGCTGCTGTAGCACAACTTAAGTCTGGGGATGCCGTAATCTTTGGTAACGACGTTTTGAAGCAAATGGAAAGAAAGACTGGTTATCTTGATACCGAACTTTACCAAACCGATAAATTATTTGGTGTTGATACCAAGATGAGCAAGGCTGATCGTTTAGCGACTGGCGAAGGTTTTGCTACTCACGATATGACCTTAGTCGGTGTTGATGAAGATCACGGCCACATTCGCAAGTGGAAGGTTGAAAACTCTTGGGGCGATAAATATGGTCACAAGGGCTTCTACGAAATGAGCCAACCATGGTTTGAAGATTATGTTTACGATGTCGTAGTTAGAAAAGAATTTTTGACTGATGAACAAGTTAAATTGGCAGAAGGCCCAGCAATCGACCTAAAGCCATGGGACAACATTGGTTAA
- a CDS encoding ABC transporter ATP-binding protein yields MTQPIISFKNFTFKYDSQAFPTLKNINLDINKGEKILIAGPSGSGKSTIGRCLNGLIPNIDTGDIEGECLVDGKNIQNTNLFDLSFTTSTILQDTDSQFIGLTVGEDIAFALENDCKPQNKIRQTVHRWADELNISHLLKQSPQNLSGGQKQIVALAGVLIDESPILLFDEPLANLDPASGVKTMALIDQIQKELNATVIIIEHRVEEVMRQSLDRIILINDGEIVADKKPNDLLHENRLEDIGVRSPLYLKALEKANIDIANIPDLTSVAALPDEPEIGHQLQDWVNHSILEGEKEETTPLLELKGVGHRYNKLQVNPLHDVTATINKGDFVSIVGQNGAGKTTLCRIICGFISNEGRVLFNGDDLASLSIKERSEKIGYVMQDPNQMISQKMIFDEVALGLRLRNYNKEAIKEKVYHALKICGLYPYRNWPISALSFGQKKRVTIAAILVLEPDLLILDEPTAGQDWKTYTEIMSFLNQLNEQGKTIMIITHDMYLMMEYTNRSLAFADGELIADTLPIKLLTEKSLIRKAALKRTSLYDLAKKYQLRDPDAFVRSYINSERNK; encoded by the coding sequence ATGACCCAACCAATTATCTCATTCAAGAATTTTACATTTAAATATGATAGTCAGGCATTTCCAACGCTGAAAAATATTAACTTAGATATTAATAAAGGCGAAAAGATTCTCATTGCCGGACCATCAGGTAGTGGTAAATCAACGATTGGTCGCTGTCTTAACGGCTTGATTCCTAATATCGATACAGGTGATATCGAAGGTGAATGCCTGGTTGACGGTAAAAATATCCAGAATACTAATTTATTCGATTTATCTTTTACTACTTCAACTATTTTGCAAGATACTGACAGTCAGTTTATTGGATTAACCGTTGGGGAGGACATTGCTTTTGCTTTGGAAAATGACTGCAAGCCGCAAAACAAGATTCGTCAAACGGTACATCGCTGGGCTGATGAGCTTAATATTTCGCACTTATTAAAACAATCACCCCAGAATTTATCAGGCGGGCAAAAACAAATTGTGGCTTTAGCAGGTGTCTTAATTGATGAATCACCTATTCTGCTTTTTGATGAGCCGTTAGCCAACCTGGATCCTGCTTCTGGCGTTAAAACAATGGCCTTAATTGATCAAATTCAAAAGGAATTAAATGCCACGGTAATCATCATCGAACACCGCGTTGAAGAAGTGATGCGTCAATCACTTGATCGTATTATTTTAATTAATGATGGTGAAATCGTTGCTGATAAAAAGCCGAATGATCTTTTACACGAAAACAGATTAGAAGACATTGGCGTTAGAAGTCCGCTTTATTTAAAGGCGTTGGAAAAAGCCAATATTGATATTGCCAACATCCCTGACTTAACTTCCGTCGCAGCTTTGCCCGATGAACCCGAAATCGGTCATCAATTGCAAGACTGGGTTAATCACAGCATACTGGAAGGTGAAAAAGAAGAGACTACTCCTTTGCTTGAATTAAAAGGCGTTGGTCACCGCTACAACAAATTGCAGGTTAATCCATTGCACGATGTCACAGCTACCATCAACAAAGGCGACTTTGTTTCAATCGTTGGTCAAAATGGTGCTGGTAAAACTACCCTTTGCCGTATTATATGTGGCTTCATCTCAAACGAAGGACGCGTTCTTTTTAACGGTGATGACTTAGCCTCACTCTCAATCAAAGAACGTTCAGAAAAAATTGGCTACGTCATGCAAGATCCTAATCAAATGATCTCCCAAAAGATGATCTTTGACGAAGTCGCATTGGGTTTACGTTTGCGCAACTATAATAAGGAAGCAATCAAAGAAAAAGTCTATCATGCGCTAAAGATTTGTGGCCTCTACCCTTACCGTAACTGGCCTATTTCTGCTTTAAGTTTCGGTCAAAAAAAGCGTGTGACAATTGCTGCAATTCTGGTGCTTGAACCTGATCTGCTTATCTTGGATGAACCAACTGCAGGACAAGATTGGAAGACTTACACTGAGATCATGAGCTTCTTAAATCAACTTAATGAGCAAGGCAAAACGATCATGATTATCACTCACGACATGTACCTCATGATGGAATACACCAATCGCTCACTTGCTTTTGCGGATGGTGAATTAATTGCAGATACTCTGCCAATCAAGCTTTTAACTGAAAAGAGCTTAATCAGAAAGGCAGCTTTAAAGCGAACCAGCTTATATGATTTAGCTAAAAAATATCAGTTAAGGGATCCTGACGCATTCGTTCGCTCATACATCAATTCAGAAAGGAACAAGTAA
- a CDS encoding DUF441 domain-containing protein: MESWLFLALILVVALVGKNMSLIIATGVVMLFKLLPFTSKWLPTIQAKGINWGVTVISVAILIPIATGQISFKDLIKTFKTPAGWIAVLAGIAVAILSRYGVDQLAAVPQVTVALVLGTIIGVVVFKGVAAGPVIASGMTYLVITLFNLHF, from the coding sequence ATGGAGAGTTGGCTATTTTTAGCCTTAATTTTAGTAGTAGCATTAGTTGGAAAAAATATGTCATTGATTATTGCGACAGGGGTTGTGATGCTATTCAAATTACTACCTTTTACCAGTAAATGGCTGCCAACAATTCAAGCAAAAGGAATCAACTGGGGCGTGACTGTCATCTCAGTCGCAATCTTAATCCCTATTGCTACCGGACAGATTAGTTTTAAAGACCTAATCAAAACTTTTAAAACACCAGCAGGATGGATCGCAGTTTTAGCAGGTATCGCAGTCGCTATTTTATCTAGATATGGCGTTGACCAATTAGCCGCCGTACCACAAGTGACCGTTGCCTTAGTGCTCGGTACGATCATCGGTGTGGTGGTCTTCAAAGGCGTGGCAGCTGGCCCCGTAATTGCCAGCGGTATGACATATCTAGTGATCACCTTATTTAATCTGCACTTTTAG
- a CDS encoding DUF1828 domain-containing protein, whose translation MKQEETKALSREIGDYVAANTNVIWVDDHTMQIATMMIDAYGDTVYVWVDEAEDHCRVSDGGRILFKLDPNDEDVELNDTAREIALGSGYQFDDEHFEIYVDVDRKNVAQAAMKLAQLQVAISYLG comes from the coding sequence ATGAAACAAGAAGAGACAAAGGCATTAAGCAGAGAAATCGGTGATTATGTAGCTGCAAATACCAATGTTATTTGGGTAGATGATCATACGATGCAAATTGCCACAATGATGATTGATGCTTATGGTGATACGGTTTATGTCTGGGTAGACGAAGCAGAAGATCATTGTCGTGTTAGTGACGGCGGTCGGATTTTATTCAAGCTTGACCCTAATGATGAAGACGTAGAACTAAATGATACGGCAAGAGAAATAGCTTTAGGATCAGGTTATCAATTTGACGATGAGCACTTTGAAATTTATGTCGATGTTGATCGCAAAAATGTTGCTCAAGCTGCGATGAAGTTAGCACAATTACAAGTAGCGATTTCATATTTAGGCTAA
- a CDS encoding alpha/beta fold hydrolase has translation MEFKTNDNVTLHYSDTGEKDKPVLLGIPGIGGSSQMWRDLINLFKKDYRFIMLDPRNQGKSERTYRGQRISRHAADLEELLVKLDLHDVVAIGNSMGAANIWAYLSIYGKGRLKAMVDLDQSPKMIADKNWKYGFKDLNWDNYPEMLKLDFGKAFYHHIDDEMFEAAKKEYQEFPYDPEENYSCLVEHAEQDWRDVVMDMPVPLLVIAGAKSPYFNPDFIKAVKFLNDQVETALIPECGHLPQAEQPEKTHEIIADFLKKLKIW, from the coding sequence ATGGAATTTAAAACAAATGATAATGTAACTTTACATTACAGTGATACTGGTGAAAAAGATAAGCCAGTTTTGCTCGGAATCCCAGGAATCGGTGGTTCTAGTCAGATGTGGCGCGATTTAATTAACTTATTTAAGAAGGATTATCGCTTCATTATGCTGGATCCAAGAAACCAAGGAAAATCTGAACGTACTTATCGCGGACAACGCATTAGTCGTCATGCCGCAGATTTAGAAGAATTACTAGTTAAACTAGACTTGCATGATGTTGTTGCAATTGGCAACTCCATGGGTGCCGCCAACATCTGGGCTTATTTATCCATCTATGGCAAGGGTAGACTCAAGGCAATGGTTGACTTGGATCAATCACCAAAGATGATCGCCGACAAGAATTGGAAGTATGGTTTTAAAGATCTAAATTGGGATAACTATCCTGAAATGTTAAAGCTAGATTTTGGCAAGGCTTTTTATCACCATATTGATGACGAAATGTTTGAAGCAGCTAAGAAGGAATATCAAGAATTTCCTTATGATCCGGAAGAAAACTATAGCTGCTTAGTTGAACATGCTGAGCAAGATTGGCGCGACGTGGTCATGGATATGCCTGTGCCACTTCTTGTAATTGCTGGGGCTAAATCGCCATATTTCAATCCTGATTTTATTAAGGCGGTTAAATTCTTAAATGATCAGGTAGAAACTGCTCTAATTCCTGAATGTGGTCACTTACCACAGGCAGAACAACCTGAAAAAACACATGAGATCATCGCTGATTTTTTGAAAAAATTAAAAATTTGGTGA